GGATCTGTATCAGCGCGGTATATTGGTGGTGGATGACAGCAGCATGCATCGCTACAGCGCGCATTTGTGCCTGCGTGCATTTGGTATCGACAACATAGTCGAAGTGCCCAATGGCAAGCTCGCGCTGGATCATTTAACCCGGCAGGTGCCGCCCCCGGCGGTGATGATGCTGGATTTGGAAATGCCGGTGATGGATGGTATTGAAGTGCTGCAGCAAATTGCCACACTCGCACACAAACCGGCGGTTATTCTCGCCAGCAGCTCCGATGAAGTGCTGATCAGTGCCGTGGCCACCATGGCCGAAGCCCTGGGCATTACCTTGCTCGGCGCCTTTCGCAAACCGATTAATCCCGCTGATTTATCCGATGCCCTGAGCAGTTATGCCGCCGCGACGGAAGTGCCGGAACCCCAGATCAAAAACGCCTTAAACATCGACCTTGCACAACTCAAGCAAGCATTGGAACGCGCCAGTATCCAGGTGTTTTATCAACCCAAAATCGATTTAAGCACCATGAAAGTAGCGGGCGTAGAAGCGCTGGCACGCTGGAAAAACACCCAGGGTGACTGGATTCCGCCAAGCTTGTTTATCCCTTTGGCGGAAGAGCACGGCTTGATTGGCGATTTAACCCTCTCGCTGCTGGAGCAAATCCTGCAGGACATGAACACCTGGTGGGAGCAGGGCAACTACATCCCGGTGGCGATGAATCTCTCCGCCAAATCCCTCGCGGAATTTAATCTGGCCAACGAAATTATCCAGCGAGTCATTCGCCAGGGAATTCCGGCCCATTTCATCACCTTTGAAATTACCGAAAGTGCGCTGGTGGTCGACCTGCCTTCTGCACTTGCCACCATCAGCCGTTTGCGACTGAAAGGCTTTGGTATTTCTATCGATGACTACGGCACCGGTTTTTCTTCCATGCAGCAGTTATCGCGCTTTCCGTTTTCTGAATTAAAAATCGACCGCTCCTTTGTGCACGGCGCACCGGAGCGGCAGTATTTGCGCAATATTTTAAAATCGGCCATTGATACCGGTATTCGTTTGGGCATTACCACCGTTGCCGAAGGTGTGGAGACAGAAGCCGAGCTACACTTGCTCAAGAGTCTGGGTTGTAACCAGGCGCAGGGGTTCCTGCTGGCGCGACCATTACCCGGACGCGAGCTGCTGGGCTGGATTGAACGTGCCGCGCAAAGTCAAACACCATATGCCAAACACCTATACCCGGATAGCTAATCATCCTGCCTGGATGGCAAAACTGTTTCGTGTTCTCTCGCTGGTTAATCCCACCCTCTTCTCAGCAGTGCTTGCCATAGCCCTGCTGATTTTTTCTACCCTGTTTGCGTTGCGCCACGTACACAATATGCAAGAGCGCATTGTGCGCGAGCACCTGCAATCCTCACTCAATTCCTTTACCGAACTGATCAATGTCTGGCAGCAGCAAAACCTGGCGGCAATTCATATGCTGGCCAATTCCGTGCAAGGGCGCATGTTATTGAAACAAGTTTTGCAGGAGCAGGGCGATAACCCGGCTACCCATCTGGCCCTGCGCGAGTGGTTGTACCCAGTGTTGATGGTGATGGGGTTTGACGGCTATTCGGTGATGAATAACGAGCGCGTGCTTGTGGCGGCAAGCAGTGAGAGTTATCACAAACAGCCAGTGCGCATGGTAGAGACGCACGAAGTATTGGATAAAGCACTGGCGCAGCAGCCGGCTATTTCGCGCCCGGTAGCGGCAGCGCGCCCGCTCAATGGCCCGCGCGGGTCACAACCCGCCGGCACACTCATGCAAAACATGTGTATTTCGTTTGAAACAGACGTGACACGCCCCGGGTATTTCTGTTTGCGATTTAATACCCAGTCCAGTTTTTTCCCCATTTTTTACAATGGCCGCAGTGGCAGTACCGGCGAAATTTATGCAATCGATCGCCGGGGTATTTTTGTCACCCCACCGCGTTTTTCGGCTGCCAAAAATGGCGATCCGATAATGGCAGACGAGCTATCGCTGCAAGGCACCCAAAGCCCACTCACCCGGATGGTGGATTTTTTAATTAATCGCCAGGGCGGCTTTGTCAGCTTGGACTACGCGGATTATCGCGGTACTCGCGTTGCGGGTGCCGGGCGCTGGCTGGATGAAATGGAGCTGGGCATTATTGTCGAGCAGGACCTGCAGGAAGCCATGTCGCCCTACCTTGCCTCGCGCAATATTATCCTCGCGCTCAGCCTGGGGGCGAGTGTGTTAATTGTGCTGCTCACCGTCACTGCTATTATCAATCGCCGTCGCCTGGTGTCGCGCGAGGGGCGTTTTCGCTCACTGCTGGACAACCTGCCACCGCCCATTCACATGACCTCGCCCGACAACAAAATCACAGTGGTAAACCCCGCGTTTTGTGAGTTGGTTGGGTTGGATAAAGCCGATTTGCTCGGACGCGATATAGATACCTTACCGCTGCCCCCGTGGCTGCGCCCCCTGTTCGATGCCGAGCGCACACTGGGCACCGATTCCTACCGCAAGGATTTTGTTGCCGAAGTGGTCGATGCGGAAGGCATGCCGCGCTATTACCGCATTGTGCGTTTTCCGGTGGTATACAAACACAAACAGGCACCCCAGGCGATTGCCTCTGTGTGGGTGGATTCTACCGAGCGGGTTGTGGCCGGCCAGCAACTGGCACAGGTCAATCAAAACCTTGAACTGCTGGTCAATGAGCGCACCCACGAACTAATGATGGCCAAAGACGAAGCCCTGGCGGCCTCCCAAACCAAGGCCGACTTCCTCGCCAATATGAGCCATGAAATTCGTACGCCGCTCAACGCCATTATCGGGTTGGCCCACGTTGCACTCGCCAGCGGCCCAGAACCACGGTTGCGCACCTATCTGGAAAAAATGCGCGGCTCCGGCGAGCACCTGCTGCAAATCATCAACGACATTTTGAATTTCTCGCGCATGGAAGCTGGCAAACTCACCCTGGACAACAGCCCGTTTGCAATAGATCAGTTAGTGGATAAAACCCTGGACCTGGTGTTTGAAAAAGCCGCGGCCAAAGGCCTGTTGCTCAGGGCCGAGGTGGATCCCACCATCCCCAAACCGCTGTTGGGCGATGAACTGCGTTTAGGGCAGATCCTGATTAACTTCTGCGCCAATGCCGTGAAATTTACCGATCAGGGACGCGTAACCCTGCGTGTTACTTTGGTGCGCGATTGGCCGGAGCAGGTAGAACTGCTGTTTGAAGTGGAAGACACGGGCATAGGCATTGCCGCCGATGAGCAGCCCAAATTGTTCCAACCGTTTGAGCAGGTGGACACCTCCAGTGCGCGCCGCTTTGAAGGCACAGGGCTGGGTTTGTCCATTTGCAAAAACCTGGCGGAGTTGATGCAGGCGCATATCGATGTCAAAAGCACTCTGGGGCAGGGCAGCTGCTTTCGGTTGCGCGTCACGCTGGATAAACAGGTGCACATCGCCGCTATGGAAACACCGGTGGAACAACCTGCCGAACAACCGCTGCCAGAGCGCTGCCCGGTATTGGTGGTGGAGGACAACCTGCTCAACCAGGAAATTATCCAAACCATGCTCACCGCCATGGGGGTGCAAGTGACCTGTGTCGGTTCAGGGCCAGAGGCCATTGCGGCGGTACAGAAGCAAGGGTTTGCGCTGATTTTTATGGATATCCAACTGCCGGGCATGGATGGTGTGGAAGCGGCGGCGCGTATCAGGACGCTGGCGGCCGGCACCTTTATCCCGATTGTGGCCGTCACCGCCAATGCCTTGCCGGGTGATAGGGAAGCCTACCTTGCCGCCGGTATGGACGATTATCTGGCCAAGCCGATTGAACCGGCGCAATTGCAATCGGTGTTGTTGCGCTGGGGGCAGGCACAGCATCAGGTTGTGCCATTGGTCGCGGCGGCCAACCCGTTTGATATTCTGCGGCGTGGCGGTATAGATACAGCGCGCGCGCTGCACAACCTCATGCACAACGAAGCGCTCTATCGCCGCTTATTGGAGCGTTTTGCCTCTGAGCGTAGCAACCTGGTGGCGGGGTTGGCCGACTTGGTCGCGCACGACCCGGTGGATGCCCTTAATCAAGTGCATTCGCTCAAATCCCTCGCGGGCAGTTTGGGTATGAATAGGCTGGAACAAGTCGCGCAACAACTGGAGCAGTTATTGCGCGACGGCAGTGACGATCAAACAGCGTTGCCTAACGCTTGCCGCACCCTGAGTGACGAGTTGCAGGCCATGATCGAACTGGTGCGACTGGGGTTGCCCCTGGCAGTACCTAGTGCGGGTTGATGACGGGCTCGGCCTCCACATCAATATCTGTATCGCCAATAGTGCGTGTGCAATTGCGCCCGGCGTGTTTCGCTTGGTAAAGCGCACTGTCAGCGCGCTCGATTAACTGGTCGATAGACGAATCGCTCACCCGTCGCTCGGCAATCCCAAAACTGGCGCTGACATGCAGACGCTTGTCGCCATAGCGAATTTGTTGTGCCGAGAGTAACTCGCGCAAGCGCTCAGCAAAAGCCGTTGCCTCGGTGGCATTGGTTTCGGGGAGCAGCAACAAAAATTCCTCACCGCCCCAGCGCACCACCAAATCGCTCAAGCGTACCTGTTGGCGCAGCAGCACACCCACCACTTTTAAAACGTGATCGCCGCTGGCGTGGCCGTGGGAATCGTTCAGGCATTTGAAGTGATCCAAATCCAGAACAATGGCACTCAAGGGGCGCGAATAGCGCAGGCTGTTGCTCCACATTGCCGGCGAGGTGAGATAAAACGCGCGGCGGTTTTTAAGCCCGGTGAGTGGATCAGTGCTGGCGAGTTTTTCCGCATTCAAGTGATTGGTTTGTACCTCGCGGATACGCGCCGCCAGTGCCAGTGCCAATAGCGTCGCCTCCACCAGCATGCCGAACTCTGCCGCGCGAAACCCCGCTTTACTGTAAGGGATAAACCCCCACACCGACGCAGCCGTTATCGCCACACCCAGCACTCCGGTAATAGCCGCATAAATGTAATAGCGCGTTCCGGTACTGCTACTGCTAAACATGGCCATGCCCATAGTCAACATCAGCAGGGCATAAAACAACATAAACACAAAGGTCAAATACAGGACAAAAGTTTGCTGGTGCGCAGCAACGCCGTACAGCAACAACAGGGCAAACACCACAATGATTGTCATCACCAGTTGCGACAAACGTTTGCGTTCCGTATGGAGATTTAAAAAGCTGATCGCAAACACCAACCCCGCGCTGCCAAAGCAACAGATCAATACCGGGGTTGCCCAGCGCTGCCATTCGGGGGAATTGGGCCACAACCACATATACCCATGGCCGGTGTAAGCAATATTAGCGAAGGTAAAAATACTTAAAAAAATCGCATAGAGCAGATGGCGAGGGTCGCGCAATCCGAAATACAACATGCCATTAAACGCGATTAAGGCGAGCAGGTAGCCGTAGCTAAAACCGTAGCTGTAATAATGTTGGGTCGCTCTATTTTCAAAGGCGCTGGCGGTGAGCAAATACACCGGCACAACCAGTGGGTCCGGCGTAGCCACCCGCATCAAAATATCGCTGGTGCCCGGCGGCAAATGCACGCGGTACAAAAAACCGGTAGTTGCTTTGCTGCGCCCGGCAAAGGCTTTGCTATCCCCTGCATGCCAGGTGTGCTGCAGTTGCTGCTCGGCATTGAGCTGGTACACATCCACCTCGTCCAGCCAGGCAGCATCAATCAGCAAGTGACGCTCAATGGTGTGTGCCGAGTGATTGTCTAATGTCAGGCGCAGCCAGTGTGGCGGTGCGCCAATACCTGCTACCAGTACCTTGTGCGTGCTGGCAGTAGCCTCACGGTTGTTGAATTTCCGCAGCGCTTCATACCAGGGCAAGCGTGCGCCGGTCTCTGTAAATATTTGCACATAGTTGCCCAGCGGCGCGGTGCCGGCATCTATCGCATTCACGGCTACTGGTGGCGCACTTGCTGTGGCGCTGGCACTCATACACAGCATTATTATCAGTGGCCATAATTGTTTTATTCCCCGCCCTATACAGCGGGAAAAGCTCCCGCTCAGGGAGTAAAGCCTGTTTATCATCTGGGTGTGTGTTCTCTTGTTATCTATTCTCTAGCGTGCAGTTTATGAACAGATTCTAACACCCTTCTGCATGCTTGCCGGTCACCCTCCAATACTTTCCTGTGAATTGTTATTGCCCATAATAAAAACCGGTCGTGTATGCGCCGAAGGGATCAGCGCAATTCACGACCGGTTTTTTTAATTCGTATTGATTGCGGGTAAGTTGGTTATGCCGGTTCGTCGCCCGGCAACATCACCATCCAACCCACACCGAACTGATCCGTAACTTGTCCATAAAGCGGTGACCAGAAGGTTTTCATCAGCGGCATATCCACCTTGCCGCCGTTGCTGGCCAGTGCGGCAAAAATACGGCGCGCTTCATCTTCTGTCGGGACATTTAATGCAATGCGAAAACCGCTGAATGTTTCCGCATCATTACAGCCGTCGGACGCCATTATCCGTACCTTGCCCAAGCTGAATTCAGCGTGCATCACCTTGTTTTCAAAACCGGCTTGCAAGGTTCCCTCGGGAAATGTATCCGGGCTTTCGTTAAAGTGAATCAGGAATTTAATATCTGCACTTAAATGTTGCTGGTAAAACGCCAGGGCTTCATCGCAACGGCCCGAGAAGAACAAATAATTATTTACCTCTACCTGTTGCATCGCCAGCGCCTGACGCAGTGCATTATCTTTTTCCCGGGATTTGCCATCAGGGTCGGCCACCGCAAAATCGTCTATTTCATAAAAAGTGCGAATTTCAATATCGGAGGCTTCCTCTTCCATGGGGTTAGGGCACTTCTTCACCCATTCAATCGCTTCCTCCATGGAGTTCACATTCCAAATCCAATAGCCCGCAATTAATTCATTGGTCTCGGCAAAAGGGCCGGTAGTGACCAAACGTTTGCTGCCATCAAACCGCACACGCACGCCTTCGCTGGTGGGTTTAAGCCCATCACCTGACTCCATAATGCCAGCCTTTACCAGCTCTTCATTAAAATTCATCATCGCCGTCATCAGCGCTTCGCTCGGCATTTTTCCCGCTTCAGAACCCGGTGAGGCTTTAACCATTACCATGACTTTCATCGTTGTTCTCCTTCAGTGAACAGTTGTTTGGGATGTTTTAGGGTATTACTGATGAATAGTCGAATAGGGCGAAGGGAAATCGACAGCCAACCAACTATTTTTTACAAATGGGTTATGATTTTGCGCCATAGATTCAATCTCATTGAGCCTGACCGAACCCCCAAGGAGCCAACATGCTAATCGACCCCCTACAACTACAAGCATTACAGAACCAGGACAACCACTTACTGCTCTGCTGTTTGCTAAGGCCTGTGGGGGTGAGCGCGGAATCGATTAACGAGTCAGACCTTATTCCCTCATCTCAGCTATTTGATATAGACGATTTTTCCGCAACCGATGCACCTTTCCCGCACACCCTGTTATCAGCCAGCGAGTTTGAAATAAAAGCGCGGGCACTGGGTATTAATAATGACTCATCCATTGTGGTGTGCGACAACATCGGTATTTATTCCGCGCCGCGAGTGTGGTTCAACCTAACCCTCATGGGGTGCAACAATGTGTTGTTATTAAATGGTGGCATTCCCGCGTGGAAGGCGAGTGGTTATCCCATTACGCATGACAGCGTTACGGCAAGCCGTGAAGGGGATTTTAGTGCGCGCGAGCAGAGCAATCGTGTGGCAACTAAAGAGGATGTATTAGCGGCGATTGGCAAGGCGGATGTTCGTATTATCGATGTCAGAGGCGCGGCGCGTTTTTATGGTCAAGTGCCGGAGCCGCGCGCCGGTGTGCGCAGTGGTCACATTCCCGGTTCGGCCAATATTCCCTACGCCAATTTTATTCGCGATGGTCGCTTCAAACCGCGTGCTGAATTGGAAAAATTATTCCAGGATGCTGGCTGCAGTGTTGATAAAGAATTAATTTTTTCTTGCGGTTCAGGTGTGACAGCCTGTATTGGTTACCTTGCGGCGCTGTTGTGTGGCTACAAGAATATCCGCGTGTACGACGGTTCCTGGGCGGAGTGGGGCGCAATTGAATCGCTGCCGGTTGAGCGTTAATTATTAGCCTTATCTTCAAACTGAACCACCGCCTCACCAGCGGTTTCATTGGTCACCTGCTGCGCAAACTGCGCCGCTTGTGCAGCAGGCAGGCTGATATCAATCGACACCTCGCTGGCATAAGCAACATCCACAATCTGCCCCTGGTACAAGTTCACAAGGTGCCGCACTTTCGTTTCCCTGGCGAAATCCACCATGACGTTCAACTGCACGCTCGGCGTAACCTGAACTAATTGCGCACGGTTCACCGCCTCGGACACCGCCCCCGAATAGGCGCGCACCAAGCCACCCGCTCCCAACTTTACCCCGCCAAAATAGCGCACCACCACCGCGAGCGAATTACCCACATCCCGCTCAGTGAGCACATGCAGCATCGGCTTTCCCGCCGTACCGGATGGCTCACCGTCATCACTAAATGCCTGGGTTTTGGGTTGCCGCGTATTGCCAATCACATAAGCCCAGCACACATGGCTCGCATCCGGATATTGTTTGCGATACCCCTCCACATACGTCATCGCCTCCTCGCGGGACGTAACAGGGTGTAGAAACGTCAAAAAATCACTGTTCTTTTCTTCAGTGGTGGATTCAATAGCCTCGGCGAGAATAGTGTAGGTGGACATGAAATAACTCTGGGCACTCAGGTTAACGGCAAAGGCGGTAATGATAGTCCAAGTTGCGCCGCGAATCCGATCATGGTTGATCGGATTTTCATTCGGTGTGTTTTAAACTTTATTCATCAACCGCTTTAACTGCGCATCAATAGCGTCGGACTTATCCGTCACTAGTTGCGCAAAGCGTTCAATGCCTTCTGTACAGTCTGCATCCAAATCCACGGCAAAACGGCGGATTATCACGCTGCTGGATTGGCAATAAAACGCACAATAATGCTGGAACTCGCGGTAGGAATCGTACAGGTTAACCAGTTCGCGTTTGATATTTGAAGGGGGATTGTCGGTAGGTGATACATCCTGTAAATCGCTCATAAAAACCTCTTCGTACGTTTAAGTTAACGGCTTCCAGTTAGTAGCTGGAAGCCGGGTGTCAACTAGAGCCGTACGAAACGCTCCGGGCATATTTCCCTTTCGGGTTTTGTATTACGCCTCTCCACCCGGCCAAATGGCGGGCGCTACTTTTCCTACGAATGTAAAATCGCAAAAAAAGCTAACGGTTGCGGAGACCGTTCGTACGTTCTAGTGAGGAGAACCTTAATAGGTTGGGGGAGGGTTGTCAAAGGGGTATGTATGTCTACTTATTTTAATGCCCAATTTTCTGAAGCGAGTGGCAGCTCATTGAGTTCTGCTCTTGCTTCATTCCAGGTTGGAAAAAATCTATTGAGAACTGCTACGAAGCGCTCATTATGTGTAGGTTCTATCAAATGCGCCATTTCGTGAACGATTACATATTCCAGTAATTCCTTGGGTTTTTTTACCAGCTCAGTATTTAGCCGAATGTTCCCTGCTTGGTGGTTACAACTCCCCCATTTTGTTTTCATTCGCTGTAAAAAATATTCTTTTACCGTGACACCTAAT
The nucleotide sequence above comes from Cellvibrio sp. PSBB023. Encoded proteins:
- a CDS encoding EAL domain-containing protein; amino-acid sequence: MISLHSSINLSPVDDLHEDLYQRGILVVDDSSMHRYSAHLCLRAFGIDNIVEVPNGKLALDHLTRQVPPPAVMMLDLEMPVMDGIEVLQQIATLAHKPAVILASSSDEVLISAVATMAEALGITLLGAFRKPINPADLSDALSSYAAATEVPEPQIKNALNIDLAQLKQALERASIQVFYQPKIDLSTMKVAGVEALARWKNTQGDWIPPSLFIPLAEEHGLIGDLTLSLLEQILQDMNTWWEQGNYIPVAMNLSAKSLAEFNLANEIIQRVIRQGIPAHFITFEITESALVVDLPSALATISRLRLKGFGISIDDYGTGFSSMQQLSRFPFSELKIDRSFVHGAPERQYLRNILKSAIDTGIRLGITTVAEGVETEAELHLLKSLGCNQAQGFLLARPLPGRELLGWIERAAQSQTPYAKHLYPDS
- a CDS encoding YciI family protein, which produces MKVMVMVKASPGSEAGKMPSEALMTAMMNFNEELVKAGIMESGDGLKPTSEGVRVRFDGSKRLVTTGPFAETNELIAGYWIWNVNSMEEAIEWVKKCPNPMEEEASDIEIRTFYEIDDFAVADPDGKSREKDNALRQALAMQQVEVNNYLFFSGRCDEALAFYQQHLSADIKFLIHFNESPDTFPEGTLQAGFENKVMHAEFSLGKVRIMASDGCNDAETFSGFRIALNVPTEDEARRIFAALASNGGKVDMPLMKTFWSPLYGQVTDQFGVGWMVMLPGDEPA
- a CDS encoding ATP-binding protein, coding for MPRKVKHHMPNTYTRIANHPAWMAKLFRVLSLVNPTLFSAVLAIALLIFSTLFALRHVHNMQERIVREHLQSSLNSFTELINVWQQQNLAAIHMLANSVQGRMLLKQVLQEQGDNPATHLALREWLYPVLMVMGFDGYSVMNNERVLVAASSESYHKQPVRMVETHEVLDKALAQQPAISRPVAAARPLNGPRGSQPAGTLMQNMCISFETDVTRPGYFCLRFNTQSSFFPIFYNGRSGSTGEIYAIDRRGIFVTPPRFSAAKNGDPIMADELSLQGTQSPLTRMVDFLINRQGGFVSLDYADYRGTRVAGAGRWLDEMELGIIVEQDLQEAMSPYLASRNIILALSLGASVLIVLLTVTAIINRRRLVSREGRFRSLLDNLPPPIHMTSPDNKITVVNPAFCELVGLDKADLLGRDIDTLPLPPWLRPLFDAERTLGTDSYRKDFVAEVVDAEGMPRYYRIVRFPVVYKHKQAPQAIASVWVDSTERVVAGQQLAQVNQNLELLVNERTHELMMAKDEALAASQTKADFLANMSHEIRTPLNAIIGLAHVALASGPEPRLRTYLEKMRGSGEHLLQIINDILNFSRMEAGKLTLDNSPFAIDQLVDKTLDLVFEKAAAKGLLLRAEVDPTIPKPLLGDELRLGQILINFCANAVKFTDQGRVTLRVTLVRDWPEQVELLFEVEDTGIGIAADEQPKLFQPFEQVDTSSARRFEGTGLGLSICKNLAELMQAHIDVKSTLGQGSCFRLRVTLDKQVHIAAMETPVEQPAEQPLPERCPVLVVEDNLLNQEIIQTMLTAMGVQVTCVGSGPEAIAAVQKQGFALIFMDIQLPGMDGVEAAARIRTLAAGTFIPIVAVTANALPGDREAYLAAGMDDYLAKPIEPAQLQSVLLRWGQAQHQVVPLVAAANPFDILRRGGIDTARALHNLMHNEALYRRLLERFASERSNLVAGLADLVAHDPVDALNQVHSLKSLAGSLGMNRLEQVAQQLEQLLRDGSDDQTALPNACRTLSDELQAMIELVRLGLPLAVPSAG
- a CDS encoding YigZ family protein; the protein is MSTYTILAEAIESTTEEKNSDFLTFLHPVTSREEAMTYVEGYRKQYPDASHVCWAYVIGNTRQPKTQAFSDDGEPSGTAGKPMLHVLTERDVGNSLAVVVRYFGGVKLGAGGLVRAYSGAVSEAVNRAQLVQVTPSVQLNVMVDFARETKVRHLVNLYQGQIVDVAYASEVSIDISLPAAQAAQFAQQVTNETAGEAVVQFEDKANN
- a CDS encoding sulfurtransferase, producing the protein MLIDPLQLQALQNQDNHLLLCCLLRPVGVSAESINESDLIPSSQLFDIDDFSATDAPFPHTLLSASEFEIKARALGINNDSSIVVCDNIGIYSAPRVWFNLTLMGCNNVLLLNGGIPAWKASGYPITHDSVTASREGDFSAREQSNRVATKEDVLAAIGKADVRIIDVRGAARFYGQVPEPRAGVRSGHIPGSANIPYANFIRDGRFKPRAELEKLFQDAGCSVDKELIFSCGSGVTACIGYLAALLCGYKNIRVYDGSWAEWGAIESLPVER
- a CDS encoding diguanylate cyclase, with amino-acid sequence MSASATASAPPVAVNAIDAGTAPLGNYVQIFTETGARLPWYEALRKFNNREATASTHKVLVAGIGAPPHWLRLTLDNHSAHTIERHLLIDAAWLDEVDVYQLNAEQQLQHTWHAGDSKAFAGRSKATTGFLYRVHLPPGTSDILMRVATPDPLVVPVYLLTASAFENRATQHYYSYGFSYGYLLALIAFNGMLYFGLRDPRHLLYAIFLSIFTFANIAYTGHGYMWLWPNSPEWQRWATPVLICCFGSAGLVFAISFLNLHTERKRLSQLVMTIIVVFALLLLYGVAAHQQTFVLYLTFVFMLFYALLMLTMGMAMFSSSSTGTRYYIYAAITGVLGVAITAASVWGFIPYSKAGFRAAEFGMLVEATLLALALAARIREVQTNHLNAEKLASTDPLTGLKNRRAFYLTSPAMWSNSLRYSRPLSAIVLDLDHFKCLNDSHGHASGDHVLKVVGVLLRQQVRLSDLVVRWGGEEFLLLLPETNATEATAFAERLRELLSAQQIRYGDKRLHVSASFGIAERRVSDSSIDQLIERADSALYQAKHAGRNCTRTIGDTDIDVEAEPVINPH